The Puntigrus tetrazona isolate hp1 chromosome 3, ASM1883169v1, whole genome shotgun sequence genome contains a region encoding:
- the LOC122332210 gene encoding antho-RFamide neuropeptides type 2-like codes for MVFVKEEIEENMTEPETWRIKQEETETWRIKHKEPETWRIKHEEPQTWRIKHEQPETWRIKHEEPQTWRIKHEQPETWRIKHEEPETWRITQEEPETWRITEEEPETWRITEEEPETWTVKHEEQGLMKEKGQDLDEVEEKHQDQKDHEDTGETSVRCSIRKTGVKGLSAALMWEEFHTET; via the exons ATGGTGTTTGTTAAAGAAGAGATTGAGGAGAACATGACAGAACCAGAaacatggagaataaaacaagaggaaacagaaacatggagaataaaacacaaggaaccagaaacctggagaataaaacatgaagaaCCACAAACCtggagaataaaacatgagcaaccagaaacctggagaataaaacatgaagaaCCACAAACCtggagaataaaacatgagcaaccagaaacctggagaataaaacatgagGAACCAGAAACCTGGAGAATAACACAAGAAGAACCAGAAACCTGGAGAATAACAGAAGAAGAACCAGAAACCTGGAGAATAACAGAAGAAGAACCAGAAACCTGGACAGTAAAACATGAGGAACAAG GCCTGATGAAAGAAAAGGGGCAAGATTTGGATGAGGTGGAGGAGAAACATCAGGATCAAAAAGATCATGAAGACACTGGAGAAACATCAGTGAGATGCAGCATTCGGAAAACAGGCGTCAAAGggctttcagctgctctca TGTGGGAGGAGTTTCACACAGAGACGTGA